The following are encoded together in the Chiloscyllium plagiosum isolate BGI_BamShark_2017 chromosome 19, ASM401019v2, whole genome shotgun sequence genome:
- the rtcb gene encoding RNA-splicing ligase RtcB homolog — MSRSYNDELGYLDKIHKNCWRIKKGFVPNMQVEGVFYVNDTLEKLMFDELRNSCRGGGVGGFMPAMKQIGNVAALPGIVHKSIGLPDVHSGYGFAIGNMAAFDMNNPEAVVSPGGVGFDINCGVRLLRTNLDEGDVQPVKEQLAQAMFDHIPVGVGSKGVIPMGAKDLEEALEMGVDWSLREGYAWAEDKEHCEEYGRMLQADPSKVSSKAKKRGLPQLGTLGAGNHYAEIQVVDEIYNDYAARKMGIDHKGQVCVMIHSGSRGFGHQVATDALVAMEKAMKRDNIIVNDRQLACARVNSQEGQDYLKGMAAAGNYAWVNRSSMTFLSRQAFAKVFNTTPDDLDMHVIYDVSHNIAKVEEHVVDGKQKTLLIHRKGSTRAFPPHHPLIPVDYQLTGQPVLIGGTMGTCSYVLTGTEQGMTETFGTTCHGAGRALSRAKSRRNLDFQDVLDKLADMGIAIRVASPKLVMEEAPESYKNVTDVVNTCHDAGISKKAIKLRPIAVIKG, encoded by the exons ATGAGTCGCAGTTACAATGATGAGCTGGGTTATCTGGATAAAATCCACAAAAACTGCTGGAGGATTAAAAAGGGGTTTGTTCCAAACATGCAG GTGGAAGGTGTGTTTTATGTCAATGATACCCTGGAGAAATTAATGTTTGATGAGCTGCGAAATTCATGTCGTGGAGGAG GTGTGGGTGGTTTCATGCCAGCCATGAAGCAGATTGGAAATGTGGCAGCATTGCCTGGGATTGTTCAC aaatccaTTGGGCTCCCTGATGTCCATTCAGGCTATGGGTTTGCAATTGGAAACATGGCTGCCTTTGACATGAATAATCCTGAGGCTGTGGTATCACCAG GTGGTGTGGGTTTTGATATCAACTGTGGAGTGCGTTTATTGCGTACCAACCTTGATGAAGGGGATGTGCAgccagtgaaggaacagctagCTCAGGCCATGTTTGACCACATTCCTGTAGGAGTCGGATCCAAGGGAGTCATCCCAATGGGTGCCAA AGACTTAGAAGAAGCTTTAGAGATGGGTGTGGATTGGTCACTGAGGGAAGGCTATGCCTGGGCTGAGGATAAGGAGCATTGTGAAGAATATGGCAGAATGCTGCAAGCAGATCCTTCTAAGGTTTCTTCAAAGGCCAAAAAGAGAGGATTGCCTCAG CTGGGTACTCTGGGTGCTGGAAACCACTATGCTGAGATTCAGGTGGTAGATGAAATCTACAATGACTATGCAGCACGTAAAATGGGCATTGACCATAAAGGCCAGGTTTGTGTCATGATTCACAGTGGGAGCAGAGGTTTTGGACACCAGGTTGCAACAG ATGCCCTAGTGGCAATGGAGAAAGCCATGAAGAGAGATAATATTATTGTCAATGACAGGCAGCTGGCATGTGCCAGGGTCAATTCCCAAGAAGGTCAGGACTATCTCAAAGGCATGGCAGCAGCTGGAAATTATGCCTGGGTGAATCGCTCTTCTATGACCTTCCTGTCAAGACAG GCATTTGCCAAAGTCTTCAACACTACACCAGATGATCTGGACATGCATGTGATTTATGATGTGTCTCACAACATAGCCAAAGTGGAGGAGCATGTGGTGGATGGAAAACAGAAGACGTTGCTGATCCATAGGAAGGGTTCCACTCGGGCCTTCCCGCCACACCACCCTCTTATACCAGTTGATTATCAG TTGACTGGACAACCTGTTTTGATTGGTGGAACAATGGGAACCTGCAGCTATGTCCTTACTGGTACTGAACAAGGCATGACAGAAACTTTTGGAACCACCTGCCATGGGGCG gggagAGCTTTGTCACGTGCAAAATCCCGACGTAACCTTGATTTCCAGGATGTGTTGGATAAACTAGCAGATATGGGAATTGCTATTCGTGTTGCTTCACCCAAACTTGTAATGGAAGAA GCACCTGAATCCTACAAGAATGTAACCGATGTTGTGAATACATGTCATGATGCTGGGATCAGCAAAAAAGCTATCAAACTGCGACCTATTGCAGTTATAAAAGGTTGA